A stretch of Streptomyces vietnamensis DNA encodes these proteins:
- a CDS encoding SCO5717 family growth-regulating ATPase — protein sequence MNGDRDEIHGGWNPPADDQSDADPAEMTGEFTIDYTPPAWYTQNASGGTGAGGVTPPPPSGAPVAVPGLPAGSGFEPSWNIAPPAPPVAVPPVTPPTPAPVPAPAVEPVAPAAPVAPVAPVAPAPVQPAAAVPPVGAPPFGTPGAPVPGAPVPGAPVPGGSLPSVPAPAASYGGGDVESGATVRFSPAALEREIAERTAENAENAENTADAERSAGADDSADPASSAAAEDGGAADSTEAPSAEAVETESTDDEVADDATDATGTGDDEASAEASGDAASPEDAPAAPEADAEPETGTDAETGAAVAADQAAPGAGPLPAAHPAADAPQGFGPGAAPGPYDAAGQQPGGAPGPYGAPYPGAGAAAPGPYGAPYPGAGPQAGAGAGLPPLPPSFQPAAPEPAQQWPAQPAPGAQPVPPAAPLPPAAAWPAPAAPVPGTPGPGPVPPQTQAQTPGAYGYPQAPQAPQEPQAPAAPQPPAPQGGYGFPPQQAGYGYPQQPGAPGGVPPQAQAPGGYGYPHPGAVPPQAAQAPQPPYDGQPAVDPRTGAAWPSPVTHDQRERSVPGAPLGYNAAVELSSDRLLRNNKQKPKSSRNPGAANRFKLGGKKEEAERQRKLDLIRTPVLSCYRIAVISLKGGVGKTTTTTALGATLATERQDKILAIDANPDAGTLGRRVRRETGATIRDLVQAIPYLNSYMDIRRFTSQAPSGLEILANDVDPAVSTTFNDEDYRRAIDVLGKQYPIILTDSGTGLLYSAMRGVLDLADQLIIISTPSVDGASSASTTLDWLSAHGYADLVQRSITVISGVRETGKMIKVEDIVQHFQTRCRGVVVVPFDEHLAAGAEVDLDMMRPKTREAYFHLSAMVAEDFVRAQQAQGLWTGDGQGAMPPHTAPPMPGQPMPGQQVPGQFAPGQPMPGQVPGQPVPGQPMPGQPMPGQFAPGQPVPGQPYAPQAPQPGQPYPPQPQAGQPYPPQAYPQPGQPMPGQVPGQPMPGQMPGPMPGQFAPGQPVPGQPYGPPAGQPQPGQPMPGQPTPGQPGVPQAWQQPQDGGEPQPGQPLPPQADPQGPPQAPPAPQQ from the coding sequence GTGAACGGCGATCGCGACGAGATCCACGGGGGTTGGAATCCGCCCGCCGACGATCAGTCCGACGCGGATCCCGCCGAGATGACGGGTGAGTTCACCATCGACTACACCCCGCCCGCCTGGTACACGCAGAACGCGTCGGGCGGTACGGGGGCGGGCGGTGTCACTCCCCCGCCGCCGAGCGGAGCGCCGGTCGCCGTACCGGGCCTCCCGGCGGGCAGCGGCTTCGAGCCCAGCTGGAACATCGCGCCGCCGGCCCCGCCGGTGGCGGTGCCTCCCGTGACGCCGCCGACTCCTGCACCTGTGCCCGCTCCGGCGGTTGAGCCGGTCGCGCCTGCCGCACCCGTCGCGCCCGTCGCGCCCGTCGCGCCTGCTCCCGTGCAGCCCGCCGCTGCGGTGCCGCCGGTGGGGGCTCCTCCGTTCGGCACGCCTGGTGCGCCGGTGCCGGGTGCGCCGGTGCCTGGTGCGCCCGTGCCCGGTGGTTCGCTGCCGTCCGTCCCGGCGCCCGCGGCCTCGTACGGGGGCGGGGACGTCGAGAGCGGTGCCACCGTGCGCTTCTCCCCCGCCGCTCTCGAGCGCGAGATCGCCGAGCGCACGGCGGAGAACGCAGAGAACGCAGAGAACACGGCGGACGCGGAGAGGTCGGCGGGCGCGGACGACTCCGCCGACCCGGCGAGCAGCGCGGCCGCCGAGGACGGCGGTGCGGCGGACTCCACCGAGGCCCCCTCCGCGGAAGCCGTGGAGACCGAGAGCACCGACGACGAGGTGGCCGACGACGCGACGGACGCGACGGGTACGGGCGACGACGAGGCCTCTGCAGAGGCCTCCGGCGACGCCGCGAGCCCGGAGGACGCGCCGGCCGCTCCCGAGGCGGACGCGGAGCCGGAGACCGGCACCGACGCGGAGACCGGGGCGGCCGTCGCCGCCGACCAGGCCGCTCCCGGCGCCGGCCCCCTCCCCGCCGCGCACCCCGCCGCCGACGCGCCGCAGGGCTTCGGCCCCGGCGCGGCTCCCGGTCCGTACGACGCGGCCGGGCAGCAGCCCGGTGGCGCTCCCGGACCCTACGGCGCCCCGTACCCGGGCGCGGGCGCCGCCGCCCCCGGGCCGTACGGCGCGCCGTACCCGGGCGCCGGGCCGCAGGCCGGAGCCGGGGCCGGGCTGCCTCCGCTGCCGCCGTCGTTCCAGCCGGCCGCCCCCGAGCCCGCGCAGCAGTGGCCCGCGCAGCCCGCTCCGGGTGCCCAGCCGGTGCCGCCGGCCGCGCCGCTGCCGCCCGCCGCCGCCTGGCCCGCCCCTGCGGCACCCGTGCCCGGCACGCCCGGTCCCGGCCCCGTACCGCCGCAGACCCAGGCCCAGACGCCCGGGGCCTACGGTTACCCGCAGGCCCCGCAGGCCCCGCAGGAGCCCCAGGCCCCGGCGGCTCCCCAGCCCCCGGCCCCGCAGGGCGGTTACGGCTTCCCGCCGCAGCAGGCCGGTTACGGCTACCCGCAGCAGCCCGGCGCGCCCGGCGGTGTCCCGCCGCAGGCGCAGGCCCCCGGCGGCTACGGCTACCCGCACCCCGGAGCCGTACCCCCGCAGGCGGCGCAGGCCCCGCAGCCCCCGTACGACGGTCAGCCGGCCGTGGATCCGCGGACCGGTGCCGCCTGGCCCTCGCCGGTGACGCACGACCAGCGGGAGCGGTCCGTGCCGGGCGCCCCGCTCGGGTACAACGCGGCCGTGGAGCTCTCCTCCGACCGGCTCCTGCGCAACAACAAGCAGAAGCCCAAGTCCAGCCGGAACCCCGGTGCCGCCAACCGCTTCAAGCTCGGCGGCAAGAAGGAGGAGGCGGAGCGGCAGCGGAAGCTGGACCTGATCCGTACGCCGGTCCTCTCCTGCTACCGGATCGCGGTCATCTCGCTCAAGGGCGGCGTCGGCAAGACCACGACGACCACCGCGCTCGGCGCGACCCTCGCCACCGAACGGCAGGACAAGATCCTGGCGATCGACGCCAACCCGGACGCCGGCACGCTCGGCCGCCGGGTGCGGCGCGAGACCGGGGCGACCATCCGCGACCTGGTGCAGGCGATCCCGTACCTGAACTCGTACATGGACATCCGCCGGTTCACCTCGCAGGCGCCGTCCGGCCTGGAGATCCTCGCCAACGACGTGGACCCGGCCGTCTCGACGACCTTCAACGACGAGGACTACCGGCGTGCGATCGACGTCCTCGGCAAGCAGTACCCGATCATCCTCACCGACTCGGGTACGGGCCTGCTGTACAGCGCCATGCGCGGGGTCCTCGACCTCGCCGACCAGCTGATCATCATCTCCACGCCCTCCGTGGACGGCGCCTCCAGCGCCTCGACGACCCTCGACTGGCTGTCGGCCCACGGCTACGCGGACCTGGTGCAGCGGTCCATCACGGTCATCTCGGGTGTCCGCGAGACCGGCAAGATGATCAAGGTCGAGGACATCGTGCAACACTTCCAGACCCGCTGCCGCGGTGTCGTGGTCGTGCCCTTCGACGAGCACCTGGCGGCCGGCGCCGAGGTCGACCTCGACATGATGCGGCCGAAGACCCGGGAGGCGTACTTCCACCTCTCGGCGATGGTGGCCGAGGACTTCGTACGGGCGCAGCAGGCGCAGGGTCTTTGGACCGGTGACGGCCAGGGCGCGATGCCTCCGCACACGGCCCCGCCGATGCCGGGCCAGCCGATGCCCGGACAGCAGGTTCCGGGGCAGTTCGCGCCCGGTCAGCCGATGCCGGGTCAGGTGCCCGGGCAGCCCGTGCCCGGACAGCCGATGCCGGGGCAGCCGATGCCCGGCCAGTTCGCGCCCGGCCAGCCCGTCCCCGGTCAGCCGTACGCGCCCCAGGCGCCGCAGCCCGGTCAGCCGTACCCGCCGCAGCCGCAGGCCGGTCAGCCCTACCCGCCGCAGGCGTACCCGCAGCCGGGACAGCCGATGCCGGGTCAGGTGCCCGGTCAGCCGATGCCGGGTCAGATGCCCGGCCCGATGCCGGGTCAGTTCGCCCCCGGCCAGCCCGTCCCCGGTCAGCCGTACGGCCCCCCGGCCGGCCAGCCGCAGCCGGGACAGCCCATGCCCGGTCAGCCGACGCCCGGGCAGCCGGGTGTGCCGCAGGCCTGGCAGCAGCCGCAGGACGGCGGCGAGCCCCAGCCGGGTCAGCCGCTGCCTCCGCAGGCGGACCCGCAGGGCCCTCCGCAGGCGCCGCCAGCCCCTCAGCAGTAG
- the eccE gene encoding type VII secretion protein EccE, which yields MASARRRRPAAAAASTPPSTGPAPAVSPRLQARPGHFGSFRLQQLVLVEVAAALLLLAWVVEPMLLVPAGVVAVVLVLLAVVRRHRRSLPEWLGTFLALRARSRRASSFTVPEGTEPGFAPLVECDPALRTYAYSDRDRRPVGMVGDGTFLTAVLRVESDGTALRPDRAAKPLPVGLVRDVLSVDGIRLESAQIVQHTQPAPAPHLPAQSMAARNYGPLQAQTGSPAVRITWIALKLDPELCPEAVAARGGGMTGAQKCVVRAADQLASRLAGAGFRASVLTEQELTSALATSSCASPMAIAQAGRGQAQGRRTQETARTWRVDDRRHTTYWVGRWPQLGGRSGGAGASMPQLVALLTSLPALATTFSLTLSGGDRQEVTVTGHVRITGRSDEELVAARHELERAARGVRTGLVRLDREQVPGILATLPLGGAR from the coding sequence ATGGCTTCCGCGAGGCGGAGGCGGCCCGCCGCGGCCGCTGCCTCCACACCCCCGTCCACGGGACCCGCACCCGCGGTCTCACCGAGGCTCCAGGCACGCCCGGGACACTTCGGTTCGTTCCGATTGCAACAGCTCGTACTGGTCGAGGTGGCGGCGGCGCTGCTGCTCCTCGCCTGGGTCGTCGAGCCGATGCTGCTCGTGCCCGCGGGCGTGGTCGCCGTCGTGCTCGTGCTGCTCGCCGTGGTGCGCCGGCACCGGCGTTCGCTGCCCGAGTGGCTGGGCACCTTCCTCGCGCTGCGCGCCCGTTCGCGCCGGGCCTCCTCGTTCACGGTGCCGGAGGGCACCGAGCCGGGGTTCGCACCGCTCGTGGAGTGCGATCCGGCGCTGCGGACCTACGCGTACAGCGACCGTGACCGGCGTCCGGTCGGGATGGTCGGCGACGGCACCTTCCTGACCGCCGTCCTGCGGGTCGAGTCGGACGGCACGGCGCTGCGTCCGGACCGCGCGGCGAAGCCGCTGCCCGTCGGGCTCGTCCGGGACGTGCTGAGCGTGGACGGCATCCGCCTGGAGTCGGCGCAGATCGTGCAGCACACGCAGCCGGCGCCCGCGCCGCACCTGCCCGCGCAGTCGATGGCCGCCCGCAACTACGGGCCGCTGCAGGCGCAGACGGGTTCGCCCGCGGTGCGGATCACCTGGATCGCGCTCAAGCTCGACCCCGAACTCTGCCCGGAGGCGGTCGCCGCGCGCGGCGGCGGCATGACGGGCGCCCAGAAGTGCGTGGTGCGGGCTGCGGACCAGCTGGCGAGCCGGCTCGCGGGCGCCGGGTTCCGGGCGAGCGTGCTGACGGAGCAGGAACTGACCTCCGCGCTCGCCACGTCGAGCTGCGCCAGCCCGATGGCGATAGCGCAGGCGGGCCGGGGGCAGGCGCAGGGGCGCCGCACCCAGGAGACCGCGCGGACCTGGCGGGTGGACGACCGGCGGCACACGACGTACTGGGTGGGGCGCTGGCCCCAGTTGGGCGGCCGGAGCGGCGGCGCGGGCGCGTCGATGCCGCAGCTGGTGGCCCTGCTGACCTCGCTGCCCGCGCTCGCGACGACGTTCAGCCTGACGCTGAGCGGCGGGGACCGGCAGGAGGTGACGGTGACCGGACACGTGCGCATCACCGGACGCAGCGACGAGGAACTGGTGGCCGCGCGGCACGAGCTGGAGCGTGCGGCGCGCGGAGTGAGGACGGGTCTGGTGCGCCTCGACCGGGAACAGGTGCCCGGCATCCTGGCGACGCTTCCGCTGGGGGGTGCGCGCTGA
- the eccB gene encoding type VII secretion protein EccB, which translates to MASRRDELNAYTFAKKRTVAAFLQPSPSGTEEGAPKPLKAVVPGLIVSALVVAGFGAWGMFSPTAPKGWDTPGTRVIIGKQSTTRYVVLETGKGKDKKTLLHPVLNLASARLLLNPDQFQVIQVDDKKLDEGKPPRGPILGIPYAPDRLPAPDDAGRKKRWAVCEQPGGGKGASVQKATFLFAERDAKRTEGDHKLKDGQVLYVKGQKGNAQFLVDHTGTKYPVKADRAGLLTALVGLGKEPQAVTDDWLATLKTGDEIDFPHIDGTVGASAGIPGNTLTGTENRIGMVLLAQTGSGPQYYVVLAGKVQPVTPFTAWLLINSPETGNLDMDGKATTVDASSFVPDPTVFHDGVRWPTLKSTQINASTGEGARDTICSVLTDVNEKGDTELATWAGTEYPADITAGGTSTYVTPGTGLLYTQIQGKQKTPDGSLFLVTDTGLRYAVQANGDSDSARSEIGAGEQKQTDGRPEPSDAQKRLGYENVQPVLVPIEWSEFLSKGPRLDTNSARQPQGS; encoded by the coding sequence ATGGCATCGCGGCGGGACGAGCTCAACGCGTACACCTTTGCGAAGAAGCGCACGGTGGCGGCATTCCTCCAACCCTCGCCCTCCGGCACGGAGGAGGGGGCACCGAAGCCGCTGAAGGCGGTCGTCCCCGGCCTGATCGTCTCCGCGCTCGTCGTCGCCGGATTCGGCGCCTGGGGCATGTTCAGCCCCACCGCCCCCAAGGGCTGGGACACCCCCGGCACCCGGGTCATCATCGGCAAGCAGTCGACGACCCGGTACGTCGTCCTGGAGACCGGCAAGGGCAAGGACAAGAAGACCCTGCTCCACCCCGTCCTCAACCTCGCCTCCGCCCGACTGCTGCTCAACCCCGACCAGTTCCAGGTCATCCAGGTCGACGACAAGAAGCTCGACGAGGGCAAGCCGCCGCGCGGCCCCATCCTCGGCATCCCGTACGCCCCCGACCGGCTTCCCGCCCCGGACGACGCGGGCAGGAAGAAGCGCTGGGCCGTCTGCGAGCAGCCCGGTGGCGGCAAGGGCGCCAGCGTCCAGAAGGCGACCTTCCTCTTCGCCGAGCGCGACGCCAAGCGGACCGAGGGCGACCACAAGCTGAAGGACGGGCAGGTCCTGTACGTCAAGGGCCAGAAGGGCAACGCCCAGTTCCTCGTCGACCACACCGGCACCAAGTACCCGGTGAAGGCCGACCGGGCCGGGCTCCTCACCGCCCTCGTCGGCCTCGGCAAGGAACCGCAGGCCGTCACCGACGACTGGCTCGCCACCCTGAAGACCGGCGACGAGATCGACTTCCCGCACATCGACGGCACGGTCGGCGCCTCCGCCGGCATCCCCGGCAACACCCTCACGGGGACCGAGAACCGGATCGGCATGGTCCTCCTCGCCCAGACCGGCTCGGGACCGCAGTACTACGTCGTCCTCGCCGGCAAGGTCCAGCCCGTCACCCCCTTCACCGCCTGGCTGCTCATCAACTCCCCGGAGACCGGCAACCTCGACATGGACGGCAAGGCCACCACCGTCGACGCCTCCTCCTTCGTCCCGGACCCCACCGTCTTCCACGACGGCGTCCGCTGGCCGACCCTGAAGTCCACCCAGATCAACGCCTCCACCGGCGAGGGCGCCCGCGACACGATCTGCAGCGTCCTCACCGACGTCAACGAGAAGGGCGACACCGAGCTCGCCACCTGGGCCGGCACCGAGTACCCCGCCGACATCACGGCCGGCGGCACCAGCACGTACGTCACCCCCGGCACCGGCCTGCTCTACACCCAGATCCAGGGCAAGCAGAAGACGCCCGACGGCTCCCTCTTCCTCGTCACCGACACCGGCCTGCGGTACGCCGTCCAGGCCAACGGCGACAGCGACTCCGCCCGCTCCGAGATCGGCGCCGGCGAGCAGAAGCAGACCGACGGCAGGCCGGAACCCAGCGACGCCCAGAAGCGTCTCGGCTACGAGAACGTCCAGCCGGTCCTCGTCCCGATCGAATGGTCGGAGTTCCTGTCGAAGGGCCCGAGGCTCGACACCAACAGCGCGCGTCAGCCGCAGGGTTCCTAG
- the mycP gene encoding type VII secretion-associated serine protease mycosin: MTTTNRTTALLAAGTLVALLAAPAAAAQPRDDGPALDGSGECTFPMKKQIEGIPWPLQRVLLDELWQDTKGKGVRVAVIDTGVDDVNQQLSSAVDAKSGKDYLKPDKNNPSYGDEKRGKTDGTVDEVGHGTKVAGIIAARPRKGTGFVGLAPEATIIPIRQNDEKNSGKSDTMAQAIDYAVLKGAKVINISQDTTQPMSPDSPMARSVAKAIEKDVVIVASAGNDGMDGKSKKTYPAAFPGVLAVASSDRNNERAAFSQSGPMVGVAAPGVDIVSTVPGGGQCVDNGTSFSAPYVAGVAALLRAKYPEWSAAQIVTRIEQTAVRSINGRDDHVGWGVVDPVRALADQPGTPASSPVPDPGPPKPPAPEPARLVLSETPQERSERLATYTLGIGGVLVAVVAGTATVIRDSRRRREAR, from the coding sequence GTGACGACGACGAACCGCACGACCGCCCTGCTCGCCGCGGGCACCCTCGTGGCCCTGCTCGCCGCCCCCGCCGCGGCGGCCCAGCCGCGCGACGACGGCCCGGCCCTCGACGGCAGCGGCGAGTGCACCTTCCCCATGAAGAAGCAGATCGAGGGCATCCCCTGGCCGCTCCAGCGGGTCCTCCTCGACGAGCTGTGGCAGGACACCAAGGGCAAGGGCGTCCGGGTCGCCGTCATCGACACCGGCGTCGACGACGTCAACCAGCAGCTGAGCTCCGCCGTCGACGCCAAGTCGGGCAAGGACTACCTCAAGCCCGACAAGAACAACCCCTCCTACGGCGACGAGAAGCGCGGCAAGACCGACGGCACCGTCGACGAGGTCGGCCACGGCACCAAGGTCGCCGGCATCATCGCCGCCCGCCCCCGCAAGGGCACCGGCTTCGTCGGCCTCGCCCCCGAGGCGACGATCATCCCGATCCGGCAGAACGACGAGAAGAACAGCGGCAAGTCCGACACCATGGCCCAGGCGATCGACTACGCCGTGCTCAAGGGCGCCAAGGTCATCAACATCTCGCAGGACACCACCCAGCCGATGAGCCCGGACTCGCCCATGGCCAGGTCGGTGGCCAAGGCGATCGAGAAGGACGTCGTGATCGTCGCCTCCGCGGGCAACGACGGCATGGACGGCAAGAGCAAGAAGACGTACCCGGCGGCCTTCCCCGGCGTCCTCGCCGTCGCCTCCTCCGACCGGAACAACGAACGCGCCGCCTTCTCCCAGTCCGGCCCCATGGTGGGCGTCGCCGCCCCCGGCGTCGACATCGTCTCCACCGTTCCCGGCGGCGGCCAGTGCGTCGACAACGGCACCAGCTTCTCCGCCCCGTACGTCGCCGGCGTCGCCGCCCTGCTCCGCGCCAAGTACCCGGAGTGGAGCGCGGCCCAGATCGTCACCCGCATCGAGCAGACCGCCGTCCGCTCGATCAACGGCCGTGACGACCACGTCGGTTGGGGTGTGGTCGATCCGGTGCGGGCGCTCGCCGACCAGCCCGGGACGCCCGCCTCCTCGCCCGTGCCCGACCCGGGCCCGCCCAAGCCGCCGGCTCCCGAGCCGGCCCGTCTGGTGCTGTCGGAGACGCCCCAGGAGCGCTCCGAACGGCTCGCCACCTACACGTTGGGGATCGGAGGTGTCCTGGTGGCCGTGGTCGCAGGGACCGCCACCGTGATCCGCGACAGCCGCCGCAGGAGGGAGGCCCGGTGA
- a CDS encoding WXG100 family type VII secretion target, whose translation MSKDLNVTSAEQVKLAGRIQDFSDELQARITSLNGVVDRVQAGWQGAASKEYDRVQNDLNQRLRSMRAELSKLEEIMRMSADGFSQEEEDRMRSFRQMDSSSGAGASGGQSAILGI comes from the coding sequence ATGTCGAAAGACCTGAACGTAACCAGTGCCGAACAAGTCAAGCTCGCCGGCCGGATCCAGGACTTCTCCGACGAGCTCCAGGCCCGCATCACCTCCCTCAACGGTGTGGTGGACCGCGTTCAGGCGGGCTGGCAGGGCGCTGCGAGCAAGGAGTACGACCGGGTCCAGAACGACCTGAACCAGCGTCTGCGCAGCATGCGCGCCGAGCTCAGCAAGCTCGAGGAGATCATGCGCATGAGCGCCGACGGGTTCTCGCAGGAGGAGGAGGACCGCATGCGGTCCTTCCGTCAGATGGACAGCAGCTCCGGCGCCGGTGCCTCCGGCGGTCAGAGCGCCATCCTCGGCATCTGA
- a CDS encoding WXG100 family type VII secretion target, with protein MTTAVNYDTVTQAAADTRLTSSTLTQKLDDLMAEVNRVASNWEGEAKIAYRESQDRLTRDMAGMNQDLARIAQLLDESVAGYQDTDKGNAARFRMM; from the coding sequence ATGACCACTGCGGTCAATTACGACACCGTGACGCAGGCGGCGGCCGACACCCGCCTGACCTCCAGCACCCTCACGCAGAAGCTCGACGACCTCATGGCCGAGGTCAACCGCGTCGCCTCCAACTGGGAAGGTGAAGCGAAGATCGCCTACCGCGAGAGCCAGGACCGCCTGACCCGCGACATGGCCGGCATGAACCAGGACCTGGCGCGCATCGCCCAGCTCCTCGACGAGTCGGTCGCCGGCTACCAGGACACGGACAAGGGCAACGCGGCTCGCTTCCGCATGATGTGA
- a CDS encoding DUF397 domain-containing protein, translated as MSDAHETTAESADAALAAEKQRQKDELYALDISGVEWQGAPGTSPDEERVEIARLPEGAVAMRSSLDKDTVLRYTKAEWDAFVLGARDGEFDLR; from the coding sequence ATGAGCGACGCACACGAGACCACCGCCGAGAGCGCGGACGCCGCGCTCGCCGCCGAGAAGCAGCGCCAGAAGGACGAGCTGTACGCGCTCGACATCTCCGGCGTCGAGTGGCAGGGCGCCCCGGGGACGAGCCCGGACGAGGAGCGCGTGGAGATCGCCCGGCTGCCCGAGGGCGCGGTGGCGATGCGCTCGTCCCTCGACAAGGACACGGTGCTGCGCTACACGAAGGCCGAGTGGGACGCGTTCGTCCTGGGCGCCCGTGACGGCGAGTTCGACCTGCGCTAG